The Podospora bellae-mahoneyi strain CBS 112042 chromosome 7, whole genome shotgun sequence genome includes a window with the following:
- a CDS encoding hypothetical protein (EggNog:ENOG503PN7H; COG:M), translating into MASPHRGNETEKTHPLIEAAKANDFEKVKELLDQGEDVNVKDEAYYGQTAISWAAELGLLEVFKLLYEHGARLDILDVDGNSPVFWAMNKEYVNVIEYLLANIKEKDISHKYCAGRSMLFVATEYGSAEDVKRFVSSDSNVRDDDGLTPLMFVALYSRNAVSNAVALLEAGADPLLEDDEGRTAIYYACQRGKAELAKLLLDRVDGSFNVDGRGPEARPLIEAAKQGDVTMIQLLLERGPQLEFPDEQGKTPLYWAAKNGHIENICTLIDAGADPYRLCRPPVPNGDWNLTAFAIAATNCEEKWHDFIHQDLKPDLTIRNDERGATAFHLAAYFGVEPAALQRMIAAGCLVDTPDMDGRTPLLLASERGHSSIVAILLEHGADTEVTDSRFNMTALMLAAANGRDQVVEQLIPVSKADARDGEMATALHFAARSCSASTVETLIKAGPSLIDAPNSYGGSPLFWAANHDRPEAVRALIRAGADIYMVDVNGRPAISFCIHNLNMIKAFVDEEREQPAPGNKETPRVRAIELALRYACDEEEYSGSRSPIFPLDSADDEVYLKAVDGDGRNLVSWVAQYGHSLEMEKLCKKPNLDFRTADDQGRTPLHWVAQNKITSATETVMMVRSLLDLGVSRDSRDKAGRTPLSYAAETGLLEVMQLLVRKGAEEDSQDNNKRTVLSWAAAGGHEDCVRYLLSVKSVRPDSKDADGRTPLSWAAGMGRLEVVKMLLARRDWKGPGEDSHNGRSKKGASATNEAAVDINSRDNKSQTPLWYAADNQHLPVFETLLLYGAKSDIKDNKGKLLKDYLDERIQKDPVSETRTLRTMFGKLNPSGFLWREPSTMTTRVDSEFSATLLYYSKDNLEIHTPTVASILQGKRPPSREDMACVWTHLPANNMRWVEVLMAKHYEALGEGWRANVVLKPRLWEQHQHKSQDGQYHARFMRPACRPFAFPEEDPTEQGLVLFMPYLHWEQEEEQRKLKDVLVKKSEAKKKIFPTENAAKEYRRNLVRTALDDRSLCGTEKLYWAYLDEEHPLHGRRTLDQFYYHTLADTEKRDQDQTSLRYFNERRQTLHSKESEDLKPTITMVDQLWMWVLPKCGKLPRTIITAFPQRSNRMTTKTSKIMTSLVSNIFDRFREQSAKGDASVDELAKIIVAECARIYFDPMSNRNELVQFVEIYRTSIGEITEDETNRFLSFQNNIPTADEEQPDASSDNKAGESKALSPHAEFDEVPKKLNAMIDIKADIEDLRKIKDIRDELHIISSIFHIQKNIVETLDHILEDFEEQRNTMILEQERNLGPPPPFRRRDDSRAFSRRTVSPPFRRRSSSPPFRRGNPYPPSRGFRSPSRRRTPDIIYNNAGIEQDSDRQKYHSPMLEVVTRNIAEVVRLEKFAERAIQAIEQLLDLKHKQANLQLTRGIYKINDENDRQGKTIMYFTVATIIFLPLSFMASFLTIEVEEFPRGDTGNLSLKFVLIIIFSISVGLIIPSVFLAFNLDKRTRDQRWQNLLNSFKEIMGLTVRSTSDGLKTGKSWVKRRGDRAVKTKQRDPEIGGGVTLIGVDNSQFRSGVENRDGDVGQKGVRVTR; encoded by the exons ATGGCGAGCCCGCATCGCGGTAATGAAACAGAGAAAACCCATCCGCTCATCGAAGCCGCCAAAGCAAACGATTTtgagaaggtcaaggagctGCTGGATCAGGGAGAGGATGTGAATGTGAAAGATGAAGCGTACTATGGACAAACCGCCATATCGTGGGCGGCCGAACTGGGTCTTTTGGAAGTCTTCAAGCTTTTATATGAACATGGCGCCCGTTTGGACATTCTGGACGTCGACGGCAACAGCCCAGTCTTCTGGGCTATGAACAAGGAATACGTCAACGTGATTGAGTAtctcctcgccaacatcaaagaaaaagacatcTCACACAAGTACTGCGCCGGCAGGAGCATGCTGTTTGTGGCTACCGAGTATGGCTCGGCAGAGGATGTCAAACGTTTCGTTTCTTCGGACTCTAACGTGCGCGACGACGATGGGCTGACGCCGCTCATGTTTGTGGCTCTGTATTCTCGCAATGCAGTTTCCAATGCCGTTGCATTGCTCGAGGCCGGTGCGGACCCTCtcttggaggatgatgaaggccGCACTGCGATATACTATGCTTGCCAACGGGGGAAAGCCGAATTGGCCAAATTGTTGCTCGACAGGGTCGACGGCAGCTTTAATGTCGACGGCAGAGGACCCGAGGCAAGACCTCTTATCGAAGCTGCTAAACAGGGCGATGTCACGATGATCCAGCTCCTGCTCGAACGAGGCCCTCAACTCGAATTTCCCGATGAACAAGGCAAAACACCACTGTATTGGGCTGCAAAGAACGGCCATATCGAAAATATATGTACCCTCATAGACGCTGGCGCCGACCCTTACAGACTATGTCGCCCACCCGTTCCTAACGGAGACTGGAACCTGACTGCCTTTGCTATTGCGGCAACTAACTGTGAAGAAAAGTGGCACGACTTTATTCACCAAGACCTCAAGCCGGACCTCACAATCCGGAATGACGAACGTGGCGCAACGGCTTTCCACCTCGCTGCATATTTCGGCGTTGAACCCGCAGCTCTGCAGCGGATGATTGCCGCCGGTTGTTTAGTCGACACCCCAGATATGGATGGCAGGACGCCGCTTCTCTTGGCCTCCGAGCGTGGCCATAGTTCAATCGTTGCTATTCTTCTTGAACATGGCGCAGATACCGAAGTGACGGACAGCAGGTTCAACATGACGGCACTCATGTTGGCCGCAGCGAATGGGCGTGATCAGGTCGTGGAACAGCTTATCCCGGTTAGCAAAGCTGATGCCCGAGATGGCGAGATGGCCACGGCTCTGCATTTCGCAGCCCGTAGTTGTTCTGCCAGCACTGTGGAGACCCTGATCAAGGCCGGCCCATCTCTGATCGACGCTCCCAACAGCTACGGGGGGTCGCCTCTTTTTTGGGCCGCTAATCATGATCGCCCAGAAGCCGTCCGGGCTTTGATCAGAGCTGGGGCAGATATCTACATGGTCGATGTCAATGGAAGGCCAGCGATATCATTCTGTATTCACAACTTGAATATGATCAAAGCCTTTGTCGAtgaggagagagagcaaCCTGCGCCTGGGAATAAGGAAACGCCCCGTGTGCGTGCGATAGAACTAGCTTTGCGGTATGCGTGTGACGAAGAGGAATATTCTGGTTCTAGATCTCCAATCTTCCCTCTGGACAGCGCAGACGACGAGGTGTATCTCAAGGCCGTGGACGGGGACGGCAGGAACTTGGTGTCGTGGGTAGCCCAGTACGGACACTCtttggagatggaaaagcTGTGTAAGAAGCCGAATCTCGACTTCAGAACGGCAGATGACCAAGGTCGTACCCCTTTGCACTGGGTGGCCCAAAACAAAATCACCAGCGCAACCGAAACGGTAATGATGGTCAGAAGTCTTCTCGACCTCGGGGTTTCTCGTGACTCTCGGGACAAAGCCGGCCGGACACCACTTTCTTATGCAGCAGAAACCGGTCTCTTGGAGGTCATGCAGCTTTTGGTAAGAAAGGGCGCAGAGGAGGACAGCCAAGACAACAATAAGAGAACGGTGCTTTCTTGGGCTGCCGCAGGGGGGCACGAAGACTGCGTTCGATATCTTCTGAGTGTCAAGAGTGTAAGGCCAGACAGCAAAGACGCCGACGGCAGAACTCCACTCTCGTGGGCCGCTGGAATGGGTCGCTTGGAAGTTGTCAAAATGCTGCTTGCTCGGCGTGATTGGAAGGGCCCGGGTGAGGATAGTCATAATGGTCGGAGCAAGAAGGGTGCTTCGGCGACAAATGAGGCGGCTGTGGATATCAACTCGCGTGACAACAAGTCACAAACACCACTCTGGTATGCGGCTGACAATCAACATCTGCCTGTATTCGAGACGCTGCTCTTGTATGGGGCAAAATCAGAcatcaaggacaacaaggGGAAGCTTCTCAAAGACTACCTCGACGAGAGGATACAGAAAGATCCGGTATCGGAAACAAGAACTCTGAGGACCATGTTTGGGAAGCTGAATCCATCCGGATTTCTCTGGCGTGAACCATCAACTATGACTACTCGGGTTGACAGCGAGTTCAGCGCAACCCTTCTGTATTACTCGAAAGATAATCTCGAGATACACACCCCGACAGTCGCGTCAATCCTGCAGGGGAAGCGCCCACCTTCCAGAGAAGACATGGCATGTGTCTGGACACATCTTCCTGCCAACAAC ATGCGATGGGTTGAG GTGCTCATGGCGAAACATTATGAGGCTTTGGGAGAGGGCTGGCGAGCCAATGTTGTTTTGAAACCAAGGTTGTGggagcagcatcaacacAAGTCACAAGATGGGCAGTACCACGCAAGGTTCATGCGTCCGGCGTGTCGTCCGTTCGCCTTTC CCGAAGAAGATCCAACTGAACAAGGCTTGGTCCTTTTT ATGCCGTATTTGCATTGGGAgcaggaagaagaacagcGAAAGCTCAAAGACGTCCTGGTAAAAAAGTCcgaagccaagaagaagatatTTCCGACCGAGAATGCCGCCAAAGAGTATCGCCGTAACCTCGTCCGAACAGCACTTGATGATAGGAGTCTCTGCGGAACCGAAAAGCTGTATTGGGCCTACCTCGACGAAGAGCACCCGCTGCATGGTCGACGTACGCTCGACCAATTCTACTACCACACGCTCGCGGACACGGAGAAACGTGACCAGGACCAGACCTCCTTGAGGTACTTTAATGAAAGACGACAGACCCTACACTCGAAAGAGTCAGAGGATTTGAAACCCACAATTACCATGGTAGACCAGCTATGGATGTGGGTGCTGCCAAAGTGCGGGAAATTGCCGAGAACTATCATCACTGCCTTTCCACAACGATCCAACAGGATGACGACAAAAACCTCCAAGATTATGACATCACTGGTGTCTAATATTTTTGATCGATTTCGCGAGCAGTCAGCGAAAGGTGATGCATCGGTTGACGAACTGGCAAAAATCATAGTCGCAGAGTGTGCTCGGATATACTTTGATCCTATGAGTAACCGGAATGAGTTGGTTCAGTTTGTCGAGATATATCGGACATCAATTGGTGAAATT ACTGAGGATGAGACCAACCGCTTCCTCTCTTTTCAAAACAACATTCCAACTGCCGATGAGGAACAGCCTGACGCTTCGTCTGACAACAAGGCAGGCGAATCAAAGGCTCTATCGCCACATGCCGAGTTTGATGAGGTTCCCAAGAAGTTGAACGCCATGATTGACATCAAAGCTGATATTGAAGACTTGAGAAAGATCAAGGACATTCGCGATGAGCTTCACATCATCTCATCGATTTTCCATATACAGAAGAACATTGTGGAGACTCTAGATCATATTCTCGAAGACTTTGAAGAGCAAAGAAACACCATGATCCTAGAGCAAGAGCGGAACCTCGGGCCGCCACCTCCATTCAGAAGACGAGATGACAGCCGTGCTTTCTCGAGACGCACTGTTAGCCCACCTTTCAGACGCCGAAGCTCCAGCCCCCCATTTAGAAGAGGCAACCCCTACCCGCCTTCTAGGGGGTTCCGCTCGCCTTCCCGGAGACGAACCCCAGATATTATTTACAACAATGCAGGGATCGAACAGGATTCGGATCGGCAGAAGTACCATTCGCCAATGCTGGAGGTTGTTACTCGCAACATTGCAGAGGTCGTGCGCCTGGAAAAGTTTGCTGAAAGAGCTATCCAAGCG ATTGAACAACTGCTGGATTTGAAGCACAAGCAGGCTAACCTCCAGCTGACGAGGGGAATCTACAAGATCAACGATGAGAATGACAGGCAGGGCAAGACGATCATGTACTTTACTGTTGCAACCATTATCTTT CTTCCGCTATCATTCATGGCCTCCTTTTTGACCATAGAGGTTGAGGAATTTCCACGTGGCGACACCGGGAACCTGTCATTGAAattcgtcctcatcatcatat TTTCGATTTCTGTTGGCCTAATCATTCCATCGGTGTTCCTGGCTTTCAATCTTGACAAACGAACTCGTGACCAACGGTGGCAGAATTTGCTGAATAGCTTCAAAGAGATCATGGGGCTCACGGTGAGGAGTACAAGTGACGGTTTGAAGACAGGCAAAAGTTGGGTGAAGAGGCGGGGCGATCGGGCGGTCAAGACCAAGCAGCGGGATCCTGAgattgggggtggtgtcACCTTGATTGGTGTTGACAATTCTCAGTTTCGGTCGGGAGTTGAGAATAGGGACGGTGATGTCGGTCAAAAAGGGGTGAGGGTCACTAGGTGA
- a CDS encoding hypothetical protein (COG:H; EggNog:ENOG503NVH6), producing MKSAVPRALRNARRIFPRASSTRSSSLSSLPRLGNNRLSGTTTLTSQHRNFSATTGLRDIDEDKDRKWSTPLAKQLAAAIELTGPIPLASFMRMCLTSDIGGYYTGAIEKDRDQFGLKGDFVTSPEISQVFGELIGVWFLTEWLAQGRQSQGVELIEVGPGRGTLMDDVLRTIQSFPAIANSIDAIYMVEASPELRMAQKNLLCGEDAPMTESKVGYHSVCKYNALPIVWTETIKSIPIAPQKMPFIVAHEFFDALPIHAFELVSVPASTSEAPSSTDNSSPSNKITTPTLQWREMLVSPTPPGSTHESLKTPATQSRETPPPDFQLTRATSSTRHSLYLPESSPRFRALKSTVGPGALLEVCPDASLYASDFAARIGGSPQHPKPKPSGAALILDYGPGDGTIPTNSLRGIRKHRRVSPFAEPGLTDLSVDVDFAGIAESATRASEGVEVHGPVAQGVFLELMGIRERAEVLAKRAGKEEKGRAVEKAWRRLVDRGPGGMGKVYQALAILPENGGRRRPVGFGGEVVQ from the exons ATGAAGTCTGCCGTGCCTCGAGCCCTTCGCAACGCTCGCCGTATCTTCCCAAGAGCTTCCTCCACCAGGAGCTCGAGCTTAAGCTCATTACCAAGACTTGGAAACAACCGTTTGAGTGGCACCACCACTTTGACATCACAACACCGTAACTTTTCTGCTACAACGGGGTTACGAGATATTGATGAGGACAAAGATCGAAAATGGTCAACTCCTCTTGCCAAGCAGCTGGCAGCTGCCATTGAG TTGACTGGACCAATTCCCCTCGCCAGTTTTATGCGCATGTGTTTGACTTCTGATATCGGAGGTTATTACACTGGAGCCATTGAGAAAGACCGGGATCAGTTTGGCTTAAAGGGTGACTTTGTCACATCACCAGAAATCTCACAAGTATTTGGCGAGCTCATTGGTGTATGGTTCCTAACGGAATGGCTAGCTCAGGGACGCCAGAGTCAGGGCGTCGAGTTAATTGAAGTTGGGCCAGGACGTGGCACTCTCATGGATGATGTTCTTAGG ACAATACAAAGCTTCCCAGCCATTGCCAATAGCATAGACGCCATCTACATGGTTGAGGCCAGTCCCGAGCTGAGAATGGCTCAAAAGAACCTTCTCTGTGGCGAAGATGCTCCCATGACCGAGTCCAAGGTTGGCTATCACAGCGTATGCAAATACAACGCCCTGCCCATCGTGTGGACCGAGACCATCAAGTCAATTCCTATTG CCCCCCAAAAAATGCCCTTCATCGTCGCCCACGAATTCTTCGAcgcccttcccatccacgcTTTCGAACTCGTCTCCGTCCCTGCCTCCACATCAGAAgctccttcctcaacagacaactcctccccctccaacaagatcaccaccccaaccctccaatgGCGCGAAATGCTCGTCTCCCCCACACCCCCCGGCTCAACCCACGAATCCCTCAAGACACCAGCCACCCAGTCCAGGGAGACCCCACCCCCCGACTTCCAACTCACCCGTgcgacctcctccacccgtcATTCCCTCTACCTCCCCGAATCCTCCCCCCGCTTCCGCGCTCTCAAATCCACCGTCGGCCCCGGCGCCCTCCTAGAAGTCTGCCCCGACGCCTCCCTCTACGCAAGCGACTTTGCAGCCCGGATAGGCGGCTCCCCCCAGcacccaaaacccaaaccctccgGCGCAGCTCTTATTCTTGATTACGGGCCTGGAGATGGAaccatccccaccaactccctccgTGGCATCCGCAAACATAGGCGTGTCTCCCCTTTTGCCGAGCCCGGACTTACTGATTTGTCAGTTGATGTCGATTTTGCGGGCATCGCGGAGTCGGCTACGAGAGCGagtgaaggggtggaggttcATGGACCTGTTGCTCAGGGGGTTTTCTTGGAGTTGATGGGGATTAGGGAACGGGCTGAGGTGCTGGCTAAGAGGGCGggaaaagaggagaaggggagggcggtggagaaggcttggaggaggttggttgaTAGGGGGCccggggggatggggaaggttTATCAGGCTTTGGCGATATTGCCGGAGAatggggggagaaggaggccggttgggtttgggggggaggtggtgcagtga